The Polyangium mundeleinium genome contains the following window.
CCCCGGCTTCAAGGTGCCGCGGTCGTCGAGGCCGAGGAACCGCGCGGTGTCGTGCGCCTGCATTTTGACGAGGCGCTCCACGGGGATCTTGCCCTCGGCCCGATCACGGCCCCAGTGCGTGAGCAAGAACGTCGGGAAGCTCGCGTCGCAAATGGTACCCACGTGCGCGCCGCCGTCGCCGAGGCCCGGCAGCGAGAGCGGGTGCAGGAGCATGCGGCGCACGACGTCGAGGTTCATTTCGGTGTAATTGTAGAGCGGGAAATACAGGAGCGCGCGGCCGTCCTGTTCGAGCATCGCGTCGTAGATGACCGAGAGGAGCGGCAAACCGCCGCGCGTCGCGTCGCCCGCCAGGCTCGTGAGCCCGGACGGCTCGTAGTTCGGCGCTTCGCCGAGCCGGAAGAGGCGCATCGCCACGAGGAGCGGGTTTGCCAGGAAAAAGTCCGCGAGCGGCGGCAAGGGGCTGCCGTCGCCGGCGACCTTTCCGCTTTTCTCCGAGAGGAGCCGGGCGCGGAAGCTGGGATCCCGCATCTGCGCGACACGCGCGTCGAGCGGCAAGGAGGCGATTTCCCGGTAGCTCGGGAATCCCATGAACGGGTGGAACGTGGCCGTGAGGCCGAGCAAGACGCCAATGGGCCGCGCCGCGACCTGGCAACGAATGTCCATGCCGGCGAGCGCGGCGCGCTCGGCGCGCTCGAAAATGCGCTCCCATTGCCGCGGGGCGTGGTCGCGTTGCATGGTGGAGACGCTGAGCGGCCGGCCGGAGACCTCGGCCATCCGTTCGAGCAGGTCGAATTCGGCCGGGAAATACTCCTCGCCGCGGAACATGTCGAAATCGCTGACGGCCTGGACGACGCCGTGCGGGAGGCCGGCGAAGGCGCGCGCGATTCCCGCGAGCTCGTCGCCCCGGGCTTCGGAGCCGGGCGTGGGTTTGCCCTGCGCGCTCCTGTGGTTGTCGGTGCGGCCCGTGGAGAAGCCAGCCGCGCCGGCGAGCAGCGCCTCCCGGAGGAGCGCGCGCATGGATTCGACGTCGGATTCGGTCGCGCTCTC
Protein-coding sequences here:
- a CDS encoding N-acyl-D-amino-acid deacylase family protein; amino-acid sequence: MYDVKIVGGTLVDGTGAPRHSGDIGIKDGKIVDVGDCPESAARTISAQGALVIPGFLDIHTHYDGQISWDEELAPSSLHGVTTCVMGNCGVGFAPVRPSDHEKLIELMEGVEDIPGSALAEGLTWGWESFPEYMNVLEKRRRAIDFVCQVPHDALRVYVMGERAVAEESATESDVESMRALLREALLAGAAGFSTGRTDNHRSAQGKPTPGSEARGDELAGIARAFAGLPHGVVQAVSDFDMFRGEEYFPAEFDLLERMAEVSGRPLSVSTMQRDHAPRQWERIFERAERAALAGMDIRCQVAARPIGVLLGLTATFHPFMGFPSYREIASLPLDARVAQMRDPSFRARLLSEKSGKVAGDGSPLPPLADFFLANPLLVAMRLFRLGEAPNYEPSGLTSLAGDATRGGLPLLSVIYDAMLEQDGRALLYFPLYNYTEMNLDVVRRMLLHPLSLPGLGDGGAHVGTICDASFPTFLLTHWGRDRAEGKIPVERLVKMQAHDTARFLGLDDRGTLKPGQRADINIVDFDNLRLGSPFMQRDLPAGGQRLMQQVEGYVATLVAGEVIVENGRLTGARPGRLVRMGKGRG